Part of the Aquimarina sp. TRL1 genome, CAGATACTTTAAACTTATTCGAAGCATTAACATCTAATGAATCAATTCCTGCACCACATCTCAATGGAACATGGGAGTTTATCAGTAATAGCTCAGGAGCAGCTTTTACAGGTACATTTACATTAAACGATCATTCTTTCTCTGCGGATATCCCATATGAAATTACAATACCACCAATCAATCGGGAAATCTTTGAATTGCGATATGTGGTCCCCGGAATGACTCCGTGTGCAACTAGTGAAGAAACAAGGGTACGGGTTTCAGTAGTACGACAAGTAAGTGCTGGAATTATGGAAGCAGGATTAATCTGTGAAGGTGATATTCTGGCAGGACTTCATGATGCAGATATCGATCTTAGAGATGATCAGTTTCTGAGAGATGAAGATGTAGGAGGAACATGGTCTTCACAGGGAGCTGATCCGACCAACCAAATATCAGATGAACAAGATTCGGTTATAAACCTCAGAGAGATATATGATAATGTGATTAATGGAGGAAACAATCTTAGATTTGGATGTGTTGACTTTGGGTTTACATATAGTGTCAAAAAACGCTCAGCAGTGTGCGAAGATGATGATGAGACTGTGTTTTTTACTTTTTTTGAACAATTAAGACCTTTTAATCAGGCAGGAGAGATTCCGGAAGTTTGTGCTAATGAAGAACCTGGAAGCATAGATTTATTTGATTTATTGGAGTTTACCAATGAAAATGGTATTGACTTTATATATAATGATGATGCGTATGTAAAATGGCGAATGGTTTCAGGTCCTTCTGATTTGCCATTATCTGAGGATCATAAAGGTACTGTTCAAACATTGGGAGCAGCATCCGGAACGTATGTATTCGAATTTGGAGTAAGTCCGAAAATAAATTGCCCGGGAGGAGAAGCTTTTTGTGATCCTTTTGCCGCAGAAGGAGAAGAAGGACATTGCGAATTCCCTTGTGGTGTATTGACAACTCAGGTAACCATAAGAGTTTTAGAATTTGACTACGCAGGAGAAGACACTGACGGAATAAATATATGTATTTCAGAAAATCAAATAGATTTAAGAAGTTTACTAAAAATAGAAGGAGGAAACACCATTGTTGATACAGGAGTGTGGACTAATGAAGCAGGAGAAGAAATTGATAATACTTTTGTCTTTCCTGAGATAAGTTCTCCAGAAGCATTTAGGTTTACCTATACAGCAACAAGTGATATGGGGTGTATAGATGCAGCTACACTGGAGTTTACTATACATCCATTGCCTGTAGCAGGAGAAGATGGTACAGCTTCGGTGTGCTCTGATAACCTCACAGTGACTTTGTTTGATCATTTGGAAGGAAATCCAGATACTACAGGGATATGGACAGGACCAAATGGGTATACCTCTACAGATCATTTGGGAAGATTTGATCAGAATGATGATACATTGCCAATTCTGGGGGCAGGAAGATTCAGATATGAAGTTCCTGGAAATGCAGGGTGTTTGGATAGTGATGC contains:
- a CDS encoding gliding motility-associated C-terminal domain-containing protein, translated to MKKTTYLLIVFLGLLYPKFVSAQCEVEETFSVCDMETVDHDTNGTPDGIINLFDEFQNVTGQSLTGGTWSIVPKYASNLNPVTGEVNVWAFPNSTVTDTLEEYVFEFNTPACGDTPAVIFTMILGPFSGVALPLGANNANIEICDTDTLNLFEALTSNESIPAPHLNGTWEFISNSSGAAFTGTFTLNDHSFSADIPYEITIPPINREIFELRYVVPGMTPCATSEETRVRVSVVRQVSAGIMEAGLICEGDILAGLHDADIDLRDDQFLRDEDVGGTWSSQGADPTNQISDEQDSVINLREIYDNVINGGNNLRFGCVDFGFTYSVKKRSAVCEDDDETVFFTFFEQLRPFNQAGEIPEVCANEEPGSIDLFDLLEFTNENGIDFIYNDDAYVKWRMVSGPSDLPLSEDHKGTVQTLGAASGTYVFEFGVSPKINCPGGEAFCDPFAAEGEEGHCEFPCGVLTTQVTIRVLEFDYAGEDTDGINICISENQIDLRSLLKIEGGNTIVDTGVWTNEAGEEIDNTFVFPEISSPEAFRFTYTATSDMGCIDAATLEFTIHPLPVAGEDGTASVCSDNLTVTLFDHLEGNPDTTGIWTGPNGYTSTDHLGRFDQNDDTLPILGAGRFRYEVPGNAGCLDSDASFVDVIIIEPENIGNDRAETFCKIDGRVNLFSLLDRNTVRTGTFEDTDDTGALNSEGVVEFETLTNGIYNFRYIISNTAPCEESSLNVAIQIVDLPEPQVGDQEFCILDAARLEDIVVDVLNYNWYETLEGTIPIITNPILLDEQVFYIANVDANNCESERVEVRINILNIGERSAQGELCTLDFQDGVSPNNDVINDTFDLVIEDVYNIPEAFPDFDLKIFNRYGSMVYEGNADTEEFRGESNISLRLGDDLPSGTYFYIFTPNFENNFPIQGSFYLSR